The nucleotide sequence CCTCCTCATTGATGAGCACGGTGGCCAGCGTGTGCTTGATCGTGGCCCCCTCGAACTCCCGGATCACACCGAGCTGCGCCAGCAGGTGCCGCACGGCCGCGTCGGGCCCGGTGAGGAACGACCAGTTCGACGTGTCCAGCCCGCGCGTCTCGGCGTAGTCCCGCAGCACCCCGGGGGTGTCGTACTCCGGGTCGAGCGAGATGGAGACCAGTTCAAAATCCTTCGCGCCGGCCGCGCGCGCCGCGGCCTGCAATTGCCCCATCCGCAGCGTCGCCGCGGGGCACATCGTGGCGATCGGGCAGCGCGTGAAAATGAAATTGAGGACGACTTGCTTGCCGCGGAACCGGCTGGCCGGCACCGCCCGCCCGGCCTGGTCGAGCAGCGTGAAGGTCGGCAGCACCTCGCCGATCTCCCGGTAGGCCTCCTTGCCGCGCATCGCCGTGTCCTGGGCAAGGGCCTTGGCCGCCGCGTCGAGCGATGTCCGGGTCACGGTGTCGTCGGGCCAGATCTTCTCGAGCCAGTAGTCCCCGCCGCGCTCCACCAGCTCCGCACGGATGCGCTGGCCGGGCTGGGCGTTGGCCAGGTCGGCCGCGGACACCTTGAACTCCATCGTCATGGCCGGCATGTACCCCTTGATCTCGTCGTGCGTCACGAGCAGCGCCGAGCTCGCGGGATCCGCCTTGAGGATCTCCCCCGTCAGGGCGTGGCGGACCTCCACCGGGACCGCCGGCGTGGTGCCAGCAACGGGGGCGGATGCCGCCGGCTCCGCTTTTTTCGCACACCCGGCCGCGACCATAAGGACGCATGCGACGGCGGCGGCGGCGGACGAATACCTCGGCTTCATGCCCCCAACCCATTTGCCAACCCCGGGAATTGTCAAAAGGTTTGCTCCATTCCGGCCCGGGCTATGACCTGCCGGATTCCACGTCATCATCCCGCCTGATGTCCCGCACCCCCACCTACAAGCCCGCCCTCGCCTGGTTCGCCGCCCTCGGCAGCCTCTGGGTCTTCGTGCTCGTGGCGCTCGGCGCCCTGACCACCACGATCGGCGCCGGCATGGCCTTCCCCGACTGGCCCCTGTCCAACGGCTCGGTCAACCCCCCGGGCTGGCTGACTGAGCTGGACAAGTTCGCCGAGCACTCGCACCGCCTCTCCGGCGCCGTCATGGGCCTCGTCACCATCGGGCTCGCCGTCTGGCTCCACCTGCGGGAGGAGCGCCGCTGGCTCCGCCGGCTCGGCTGGTGGGCGCTCGGCATCGTGATTTTCCAGGGCCTGATCGGCGGCAAGCGCGTGCTGCTCGACACCATTGGCGTGCCGGGTTTCGACATGACCCTCGGCCAGATGCTGCGCCTGCCCCACGGCATGCTGGCTCAGGTCTATGTGTGCGTGCTCTTCGCCATCGTCGCGGGGTTGTCGCGTCCGTGGATCGAGAACACCCTCGGCCAGGCCGGCCCGCGCGTGCGCGCGCTGGGCTGGTGGTGCATGGTGCTGCTCTTCGTCCAGCTCGGCGTGGCCGTGACCATGCGCCACAACTACGCCGGCATGGTCATCCCCACCTTCCCGCTCTCCACGCCCGACGGCGCCCTGCTCCCGGCGGCCTGGGATTACCGCGTGGCCCTGCAGTTCACCCACCGCGTGATGGCCGCGCTGATCGGTCTCGGGGTGGCGGTGTACGGCCACTTCCTCTGGCGGGAAAAGACCCTCCACCCGCTGGTGCGGGGCGGCAGCCTGGTGCTGATCGCGCTGGTGGCCCTGCAGATTTTCCTCGGGGCCAAGATCATCTGGACGGGCCGGAGCGTGACGATGACCACCGGGCACGTGGTGATCGGGGCGCTGACGCTGGCGACGACTTTTGTGGTGGTTTTCCTCACGCGGCGTGATTCCGTCGAGGGCCGCACCGCATGACCGACACCGCCACCCCGTCCCTGACCGAAGCCCCCCAGGCGACCTGGCGGCATTATCTCGAGCTGACCAAGCCGCGTCTGAGCTTCATGTCGGTGATCACCGCCATGGTCGGCTACCTGGCGGCGGTCCCCTACTCTTACTGGGATTTGAAGCGTACCCTGCTGGTCGTGCTCGGCACGGCGCTGTGCGCGGGCGGCGTGGCCGCCCTCAACATGTGGATGGAGGGCGACACCGACGCCAAGATGCAGCGCACCGCCGGCCGCCCGATTCCGGCCGGCATCATCATGCCCGGCTCGGCGTTTGTTGTCGGTTGGGTGCTGTGCATCGCCGGCCTCGCCGTGTTGTTCAAGCTGGTGAACGGGATGTCGGCCTTCCTCGCCCTCGCCACCATCGTCGCCTACCTCGCGATCTATACGCCGGCCAAGCGCTGGTCGCGGTGGAACACCGAGCTCGGCGCGATCAGCGGCGCCCTGCCCCCGCTCATCGGCTGGGCCGCCGCCGGCCGCTCGAATCCCGCGCTGGGCTGGACGATGTTCGCCATCCTCTTCACCTGGCAGATGCCGCATTTCTTCGCCCTCGCCTGGACCTACCGCAAGGACTACGCCGCCGCCGGCATGCCCATGCTCTCCGTGGTGGACCCGAGCGGCCGCAAGGTCTCGCGCTGGACCTTCATCTGGACCGTGTTGCTGGTCGCCTCCAGCCTGATGCCGACGCTGCTCGGCTATTGCACCTGGTACTATGGCACGGCCGCCGCCCTTCTCGGCCTATGGTTCCTGCGCGCGGCCTTCCTATTCCTCGACCCGGCGAAGCGTGAGACGCTGGCCCGCCGCGTGTTCCTGATTTCCATCGCCTACCTGCCGCTGCTGCTGACCGCGCTCGTGGCCGACCGGATGATTTTCAAACTGTAGGCGCCCGCGTGCCGGCGCCCACCCCTCCCTCCCATGACCGTCCAAGACATCCCCACCTTCAATGCCGCGCTCAACGCCACGGCCACCGTGCTGATCAGCGCCGGCTACGTGCTCATCAAGCAGGGCAAACGTGAGGCGCACCGCGCCGTGATGCTTTCGGCCGGCGTCGTGTCGGCCCTCTTCCTCGTCGGCTACGTGGCCCACAAGATCCTGGTCCGGGGCGTGCACACGCCCTTCGGCGCCGAGAGCCCGGCCTTGCGCGGGATCTACTACACGATGCTGCTCACGCACATCGTGCTGGCCATCGCCATCGCCTACCTCGTGCCCAAGACCTTCGCCATCGCCCTCAAGGGCGATTTCGAACGCCACAAGCGCTGGGCCAAGATCACGTTTCCGCTCTGGTTGTACGTGTCCGTGACCGGCGTGCTGGTCTATTTCTTCCTCTACCAGTGGTGGCCGGCCACGCCGGCGGGGTGAGGTGCGAACCCGCGGGCGAGGTCGCCCGCGCTCCAAGGACGGGGCAATTTGTAGGGCGGGGTCGCCGACGGAGGCTTGGCGTAGATGGCGAAGCAACCCCGCCACGCACACGGCATGGTGACCGAACGGAGGCGGGGTTCGGCGACCCCGCCCTACAACTAAAAAAGCCGGGCCAAAGGCCCGGCTTCGAAGCTTTCGCGAGCAAGCTCGCTCCCACCCAAGGGCACGAATGAGCTTACTTCACCACCATCACGCCCTTCATGCCCGACAGGAAGTGGGCCGGGAAGGAGCAGAGGAAGGGGTACTCACCGGGCTCGGTGGGGGCCTTGAAGGTGATTTCGTCGCTCTGCTTGGGCCCGAGGAGCTTCGTGTGCGCGATGACCTGATCGGCCTTGGCCGCGGGGGCGTACTCGGTGGCGGCGGCCATCACGGCGGCATCGGCGTAGGCCTTCACGTCGGCATCCTTCTTCAGGATGATCAGGTTGTGGCCCATGGCGACCTTGGGCATGGTGCCCAGGTTGGTGAAGATGACCTTCACGTCCTGGCCGGCGGTGACCTCGAACCGGGTCAGGTTGAACTTCATGCTGTCGTTGGCGGTGATCTCGATCACGGCGGGGGCCGGGGCGGCGGGGGCAGTCGGGGTCGCGCTGGAGGCGGCCGGGGCGGCGGCGGTGGTCTCTTCCTTCTTGCCACAACCGGTGAGGACCAGGGCGCACAAGAGGAGGGGGAAAGCGTGGATTTTCTTCATGGTGGGGGCAAAATGCACAGCCTGGTGAATCGCGCAATCGCTTAGCTCGGTTTGCTACTAAACTTATGCGCGGAACCGCCGATGATTATAGCCCGAGGTGGGGGTCAATGGATGCACAGTTTTGTTGTTGAAATGACCAGCAATATGCGAAGCCTGCCCCGATACACTTGACGCAGCGCACACCGCTGATGCCGCCACTGTTACACATGACCCGCACACGCTCCGCCACCCGCCCCCTTTTGCGTTACACCGCCGTCCTCGCCGCCGGCCTCGCCCTCCTGCTCCTCTCGGGCTGCAAACTGGCCGAGGTCTTCAGCCTCAGCGGCCCCCAGTCCACCATGGTGACCGCCGGTCCCGTGGCCAAGACGCAGTGGGACCTCTTCATGGTCACCGTCTACGTGACCACGTTTATCTTCGTCATCACCGGCGCCGTCCTCGCCTACGCGCAGATCAAGTTCCGCGCCAAGTCCGAGGCCGACGAACACGCCGAGGTGCCCGCCGAGGCCGGCCACGGCAATCCCTTCGTCGAGATCGGCCTCATCGCCGGCTCCGTCGCCCTCCTCGTCATCATCGCCATCCCCACCGTCCAGGGCATCTGGTACACCCACGACGTCCCCGAGGCGGAAAAAGGAAGCGCGATCGAGATCAACGCCACCGGCTACCAGTGGTGGTTCAAGTTTGAGTATCCTTCCGAGATGGTCGCCCAGCCCTTCGGCGGCGAGGCGCCCCTCGTCACGGGCAACGAGCTGGTCGTCCCGGCCGGCACCCCGGTCCGCGTCAACCTCCGCACCATCGACGTCATCCACAGCTTCTGGATCCCGAAGCTGGCCGGCAAGGTGGACATGATGCCCAACCGCGCCAACCACCTCTGGTTCAAGGCGGACAAGCCCGGCTACTTCTACGGCCAGTGCGCCGAGTATTGCGGCGAGTCGCACGCCATCATGAAATTCCGCGTCATCGCCCTTTCGCTCTCCGACTACGTGAAGTGGGTCGAGAACCAGAAGCAGGCCGCCCGCACCGTCACGGCCCAGTCCCTCGCCGCCGCCACGGTGAACGAGCAGCCCAAGGCCTCGTTCGCCGGCCTGAGCAGCACCAGCCCCGGCAGCACCTTCGGCAGCTCCCCGCAGTTCGATACCGACCCGTTCGCGGGCTGGCAGGCCAAGCAACGGCTCGATGCCGGCGAGGACGCCGGCCTGATCGCCACCGGCCGCAAGCTTTTCGCCGACAAGACCTGCATCACCTGCCATACCGTCCGCGGCCATGAGGGCATCGGCATCACCGGCCCTGACCTCACCCATGTCGGCGCCCGCACCTCGATCGCCGCCGGCGTCCTCGAGAATTCCGCCGAGCGCCTCCACCAGTGGATCAAGGACCCCGAGTTCTTCAAACCCGGCAACAAGATGTACCATGGCGGTTACATCGACGTGCAGACCAAGCAGCCGAAGTTCACCCTCACGGACACCGAGATCGACGCCCTGGTCGCCTACCTCCACAGCCTGAAGTAAGGAAAAGGTGAGAGTGAAAGTGCCAGGGTCCTGACCCGAAAACACGCTTCCTTCTCACCCCACTCCCCCTCCCTCTCCCTTTCCCTCCCACTCTCTCCTCCCATGGCCCAAGCCATCGCCAAATCCGACTACACGGGCAAGCCGCACGCCCCCGCTGCCCCGAAGCAGACCTTCGAGCTCATCGCCCGCCCCACCGCCAAGACCGGCCTCGTGGGCTGGCTGACCACCGTCGATCACAAGAAGATCGGCATGATGTACGGCGGCTTCGCCATCATGTTCTTCCTCATCGGCGGCCTGGAGGCCCTCATGATCCGCACCCAGCTCATGGTGCCGAACAACCGCTTCATCAGCGCCCAGCTCTACAACGAGCTGTTCACGATGCACGGCACCACGATGATCTTCCTCGCGGTCATGCCCCTGAACGCCGCGTTCTTCAACCTGCTCATCCCGCTGATGATCGGTGCGCGCGACGTCGCCTTCCCCCGCCTCAACACCTTCTCGCTCTGGGTCTGGGTCGTCGGCGCCATCCTGCTGAACGTCGGCTGGCTGACCCACTTCAGCGACGCCTTCAAGGGCTTCGGCGGCGCCCCGGACATCGGCTGGTTCGGCTACGCCCCGCTCACCTCCAAGATCTTCACCCCTGACATCTCGACCGACCTCTGGGTGCTCGGCCTCCAGGTCCTCGGCCTCTCCTCGATCGTCGCCTCCCTGAACTTCATCGTCACGATCATCAACATGCGCGCCCCGGGCCTCACCATGATGCGCCTGCCGGTGTTCGTCTGGATGTCGCTCGTCACCAGCTTTCTCCTCATCCTCGCCCTGCCCGCCATCGCCATCGCCCTGATCGAGGTCATGATGGACCGCAACTTCGGCACCAGCTTCTTCGAGGTCTCCGGCGGCGGCCAGCCCATCCTCTGGCAGCACCTGTTCTGGGTGTTCGGCCACCCCGAGGTGTACATCCTGATCCTCCCCCCGATGGGCTACGTCTCCGAGATCCTGCCCACCTTCTCGCGCAAGCCGCTCTTCGGCTACCCGATCGTGGTCTTCTCCGGCGTCGCCATCGGCTTCATCGGCTTCGGCGTGTGGAGCCACCACATGTTCACCACCGGCATGGGCACGATCGCCACCGCCGCCTTCGCCCTCGCCACCATGGCCATCGCGGTGCCGACCGGCGTCAAGATCTTCAACTGGATCGGCACCCTCTGGGGCGGCCGCATCGTCACCCGCACGCCCATGCTGTTCGCCCTCGGCTTCATCTGGATGTTCATGCTCGGCGGCTTCTCCGGCATCATGCACTCCGCCGCCCCGGCCGACGCCCAGCAGCAGGACAGCTACTTCGTCATCGCCCACTTCCACTACGTGCTGATCGGCGGCGCCACCTTCGCGCTGCTCGCTGCCATCCACTTCTGGTTCCCGAAGTTCTTCGGCCGGATGGTGCCCGAGTTCTGGGGCAAGCTCAGCTTCTGGATCATCTTCACCGGCTTCAACGCCACGTTCTTCCCGATGCACTTCCTCGGCCTGAACGGCATGCCCCGCCGCACCTGGACCTACGACGCCAACATGGGCTGGAACCAAGGCAACATGTTCGCCACCTGGGGCGCCTACCTGCTCGGCGTCGGCATCTTCACCTACTTCGCCGTCCTCATCTGGAGCCTCTTCAAGGGCCAGAAGTGCGGCAACGACCCCTGGGACGCCCGCACCCTCGAGTGGTCCATCCCCTCGCCCCCGCCGGAGCACAACTTCGACGCCATCCCGACCGTCCACGCCCGCGACGGCTGGTGGTATGAGAAGACCCACAAGGAGGAGATCGCCAAGGAGAAGGCCGCCCACATGCAGGCCGAGGAATCCCATGGCGGCATCCACATGCCCGACCAATCCTGGTACCCGCTCGTCGCCTCGATCGGCCTGCTCATCGCCACCTACAACTTCGCCCAGCTGCGCTACCCGGTCACGATGTTCGGCAACCAGGTACTCGCCTCCCACCTCCCGCTGGCCATCACCGGCGGCGTGATCATGGTGCTCGGCCTCTACCTCTGG is from Lacunisphaera limnophila and encodes:
- the coxB gene encoding cytochrome c oxidase subunit II, with the translated sequence MTRTRSATRPLLRYTAVLAAGLALLLLSGCKLAEVFSLSGPQSTMVTAGPVAKTQWDLFMVTVYVTTFIFVITGAVLAYAQIKFRAKSEADEHAEVPAEAGHGNPFVEIGLIAGSVALLVIIAIPTVQGIWYTHDVPEAEKGSAIEINATGYQWWFKFEYPSEMVAQPFGGEAPLVTGNELVVPAGTPVRVNLRTIDVIHSFWIPKLAGKVDMMPNRANHLWFKADKPGYFYGQCAEYCGESHAIMKFRVIALSLSDYVKWVENQKQAARTVTAQSLAAATVNEQPKASFAGLSSTSPGSTFGSSPQFDTDPFAGWQAKQRLDAGEDAGLIATGRKLFADKTCITCHTVRGHEGIGITGPDLTHVGARTSIAAGVLENSAERLHQWIKDPEFFKPGNKMYHGGYIDVQTKQPKFTLTDTEIDALVAYLHSLK
- a CDS encoding COX15/CtaA family protein: MSRTPTYKPALAWFAALGSLWVFVLVALGALTTTIGAGMAFPDWPLSNGSVNPPGWLTELDKFAEHSHRLSGAVMGLVTIGLAVWLHLREERRWLRRLGWWALGIVIFQGLIGGKRVLLDTIGVPGFDMTLGQMLRLPHGMLAQVYVCVLFAIVAGLSRPWIENTLGQAGPRVRALGWWCMVLLFVQLGVAVTMRHNYAGMVIPTFPLSTPDGALLPAAWDYRVALQFTHRVMAALIGLGVAVYGHFLWREKTLHPLVRGGSLVLIALVALQIFLGAKIIWTGRSVTMTTGHVVIGALTLATTFVVVFLTRRDSVEGRTA
- a CDS encoding DUF420 domain-containing protein; translation: MTVQDIPTFNAALNATATVLISAGYVLIKQGKREAHRAVMLSAGVVSALFLVGYVAHKILVRGVHTPFGAESPALRGIYYTMLLTHIVLAIAIAYLVPKTFAIALKGDFERHKRWAKITFPLWLYVSVTGVLVYFFLYQWWPATPAG
- the ctaD gene encoding cytochrome c oxidase subunit I, with product MAQAIAKSDYTGKPHAPAAPKQTFELIARPTAKTGLVGWLTTVDHKKIGMMYGGFAIMFFLIGGLEALMIRTQLMVPNNRFISAQLYNELFTMHGTTMIFLAVMPLNAAFFNLLIPLMIGARDVAFPRLNTFSLWVWVVGAILLNVGWLTHFSDAFKGFGGAPDIGWFGYAPLTSKIFTPDISTDLWVLGLQVLGLSSIVASLNFIVTIINMRAPGLTMMRLPVFVWMSLVTSFLLILALPAIAIALIEVMMDRNFGTSFFEVSGGGQPILWQHLFWVFGHPEVYILILPPMGYVSEILPTFSRKPLFGYPIVVFSGVAIGFIGFGVWSHHMFTTGMGTIATAAFALATMAIAVPTGVKIFNWIGTLWGGRIVTRTPMLFALGFIWMFMLGGFSGIMHSAAPADAQQQDSYFVIAHFHYVLIGGATFALLAAIHFWFPKFFGRMVPEFWGKLSFWIIFTGFNATFFPMHFLGLNGMPRRTWTYDANMGWNQGNMFATWGAYLLGVGIFTYFAVLIWSLFKGQKCGNDPWDARTLEWSIPSPPPEHNFDAIPTVHARDGWWYEKTHKEEIAKEKAAHMQAEESHGGIHMPDQSWYPLVASIGLLIATYNFAQLRYPVTMFGNQVLASHLPLAITGGVIMVLGLYLWSLEGPGGYHLHIDKDGKVKESRGGAH
- a CDS encoding plastocyanin/azurin family copper-binding protein yields the protein MKKIHAFPLLLCALVLTGCGKKEETTAAAPAASSATPTAPAAPAPAVIEITANDSMKFNLTRFEVTAGQDVKVIFTNLGTMPKVAMGHNLIILKKDADVKAYADAAVMAAATEYAPAAKADQVIAHTKLLGPKQSDEITFKAPTEPGEYPFLCSFPAHFLSGMKGVMVVK
- the cyoE gene encoding heme o synthase, encoding MTDTATPSLTEAPQATWRHYLELTKPRLSFMSVITAMVGYLAAVPYSYWDLKRTLLVVLGTALCAGGVAALNMWMEGDTDAKMQRTAGRPIPAGIIMPGSAFVVGWVLCIAGLAVLFKLVNGMSAFLALATIVAYLAIYTPAKRWSRWNTELGAISGALPPLIGWAAAGRSNPALGWTMFAILFTWQMPHFFALAWTYRKDYAAAGMPMLSVVDPSGRKVSRWTFIWTVLLVASSLMPTLLGYCTWYYGTAAALLGLWFLRAAFLFLDPAKRETLARRVFLISIAYLPLLLTALVADRMIFKL
- a CDS encoding SCO family protein produces the protein MKPRYSSAAAAVACVLMVAAGCAKKAEPAASAPVAGTTPAVPVEVRHALTGEILKADPASSALLVTHDEIKGYMPAMTMEFKVSAADLANAQPGQRIRAELVERGGDYWLEKIWPDDTVTRTSLDAAAKALAQDTAMRGKEAYREIGEVLPTFTLLDQAGRAVPASRFRGKQVVLNFIFTRCPIATMCPAATLRMGQLQAAARAAGAKDFELVSISLDPEYDTPGVLRDYAETRGLDTSNWSFLTGPDAAVRHLLAQLGVIREFEGATIKHTLATVLINEEGRIIHREDGSVWRVDDFVRRLKKG